A single window of Magnetococcus marinus MC-1 DNA harbors:
- a CDS encoding HNH endonuclease, translated as MRHVKHTASLTKLDRAKTKDPCPTDPAKAWRGFKHKDDVAKQLKLLQDGLCAYCQVSLDTELGYHIDHIQPKGPNPKQTFVWHNLVLSCIASGSQGAVSGKLSCGHAKGNQALPKDMDPTHPDCESLFTYTLSGKVEPNPDRPPEQVEDIKKAIELLNLNNKRLVRERAEMLHEGYLCLKDLNGSAVAHFLDLELGKTNGKHRAFITARKLHFQDWPHVEPIDNTLEER; from the coding sequence ATGAGGCACGTCAAACACACAGCGTCTCTCACCAAGCTAGACCGTGCAAAGACTAAAGATCCTTGCCCGACAGATCCAGCAAAAGCTTGGAGAGGCTTTAAACATAAAGACGATGTGGCCAAACAACTTAAACTCCTGCAAGACGGCCTTTGTGCCTACTGTCAAGTGAGTTTGGACACGGAGCTTGGCTACCATATCGATCATATTCAGCCAAAGGGTCCCAACCCTAAGCAAACTTTTGTCTGGCACAATCTGGTACTCTCTTGCATAGCAAGTGGATCCCAAGGTGCGGTGAGCGGAAAGCTCAGTTGTGGTCACGCTAAAGGCAATCAAGCGTTACCTAAGGATATGGACCCCACGCACCCTGACTGTGAATCACTCTTTACGTACACCCTTTCGGGTAAGGTTGAGCCCAATCCAGATCGCCCCCCCGAGCAGGTGGAGGACATTAAAAAAGCGATCGAATTGTTGAACCTCAACAACAAACGGCTGGTTCGCGAGCGGGCCGAGATGTTGCATGAAGGTTATCTATGTTTAAAAGATCTTAACGGGAGTGCCGTTGCCCATTTCCTGGATTTGGAACTGGGAAAAACCAACGGAAAACACAGGGCATTTATCACGGCCCGCAAACTGCACTTTCAAGATTGGCCACACGTTGAGCCCATCGACAACACGCTTGAAGAGAGATGA